The segment TCAACCTTGGAACACGGTTTGTTTTCCCCTATGTTTAATTACGATATTTCTGATTTAGAAAAAGAAGTAAAATATATTCTTCCTAAAGAATCCACTGATATTAATAAAATGGAAGAAATTCAAATACAAGCATATAACAATCTATCTAATTATTTAACAGCAGATTATATGGATGTTTATGTCGCTACTTCTATGAGAAATAATGCAGACTTTATATCTGTAAATAATTTTGTTGAAAATCTATTTCAAAATTCAGAGGTTAGGCAATTTAAACTTAGATATTTCAATCCTACTCAGTCATGGATTGAAGATAGAGTTGCAAAAGGTTTAGTAGAAGCTTTAATGTTAAAAAGAGCGAATATTTGTATATATATGGCTCAAAAAGAAGATACATTTGGTAAAGACTCTGAAGCTTCTGTGACATTAGGACAAGGTAAGCCTGTAATTATATACGTTCCTAAATTATATTATATAAATGGAGGTATAGATTCAGAAAGATTTGGAAGATTAGAAATAAATGAATTGGTTAGTCTTATAACTGAAATAGGTGGTGATATTACTGAAATTGATGAGTCCGAGGATGTAGAAGCCTTACATTCGAGATTATTGCATCTAAAATTAGAAAAACTTAATTCTGATGATTATTTTGAAATTGTTAAATCTCATTGGGCAGACTTTGATTTAGAGAATGAGTTTAATAAACGTATTAAAAATGAAGATGAGTTGTCTAATATTAAAGAATGGTTTGACAATACTGTAAAAAATATTAAAACTGATTTAAGTGAAGAATATAGGAGTATCTTAAAAGATATACTTGTTGGAACAGCAATACGGTTTGAGAAAAGGGCGAAAATTTTCAGAGAAGTTCACCCATTAGCTTTACAAGTAATTTTAAGTACAGGGGTTTTAAATGGGATCCTTGTAGTTCGTTCTGTAGAATCTTGTGCTATTTTGGTTAGAGATCTTATTCAAAACCAATTAAACCTTGAATTAAAGGTTGATGAAAGTAATTATCGATTAATTGAAAAAAATACACTTTCGACTATTAGAGTTATTTCAAAGCATCAATTGATTTCTAATGCATTTAAAACCTTTTATACTTTAAATGAAGATGATTAATA is part of the Bacteroidota bacterium genome and harbors:
- a CDS encoding helix-turn-helix domain-containing protein, with product MNIEINGLEELGYHVKIHREYIELTQSQLAEKIGNNVNRSNIAHLEQGKRLPEKEKFKLICKGINLPKDLWEMFTEEKSIFRINFEAQLTEFVGLSINSKNLDKEIIKVLENNLNILFNTNLTPEQSLDYFNSIVIYYGIKPIYKPFFDKYLGKDVFRTIKAFESSITKFHIDAIRLYNTIQEAFKQMNIISDTSFQTIMEQLEEKNTDNYTNRIEWDKTNKIPNKDLPFLGYIAASKVKNEEKERKVLSSFLKEIIEKKKEGTFNIEDYSSKKRRKMDSLLRKFKSTLEHGLFSPMFNYDISDLEKEVKYILPKESTDINKMEEIQIQAYNNLSNYLTADYMDVYVATSMRNNADFISVNNFVENLFQNSEVRQFKLRYFNPTQSWIEDRVAKGLVEALMLKRANICIYMAQKEDTFGKDSEASVTLGQGKPVIIYVPKLYYINGGIDSERFGRLEINELVSLITEIGGDITEIDESEDVEALHSRLLHLKLEKLNSDDYFEIVKSHWADFDLENEFNKRIKNEDELSNIKEWFDNTVKNIKTDLSEEYRSILKDILVGTAIRFEKRAKIFREVHPLALQVILSTGVLNGILVVRSVESCAILVRDLIQNQLNLELKVDESNYRLIEKNTLSTIRVISKHQLISNAFKTFYTLNEDD